The Desulfovibrio sp. ZJ209 nucleotide sequence GCGCGGTGGGCGAGCCGTAATTGTATTTGCCGGGATTCTGCTTTGCAAGCTCGATCCATTCGTCAAAACTCTTGATGCCCGAATCGCTGCGCACGCAGAAGGTGAGCGGCATGTCGATGAGGTCTGCCACCGGCGTAAAGTCGTCGGTGAGCTTGAAGCCGACGTTCTTCACGAGCGAGAGGATATGCAGGCTGCCGCCAGCAAAGAGGAAGAGATAGCCATCGGGCCGGGCCTTGAGGACTTCCATGCCGCCCTGGCTGCCGCTGCCGGCGGTCTTGTTCACCACGTTCATGGGAACGCCGTGTTTGGTGGCGTATTCCGCAAGCACGCGCAGCCCAAGGTCGGCCGACCCGCCCGGGCCCCACTGGCAATAGACGGTAATGGGTTTGTCGGGGTACTCGGCCTGGGCGGGCACGCTGAAAAGTAGCGCCACCACGAGAAGCAGGAAAACGCGCAGCATACTCATTGGTACCTCCTGTCGGATTTGTGGGGCTCAAGCACGGCCCTACGCCGTGCCATCGGGCGACTGTTCTCCGGGCTCTGTGCCGTTGCCATGTTCGCGCCGCCTGCGATTGACCTCCATCCACGCGGCGCGGGCGACGACGAGGAACGAGGCAAGCAGGACGCAGACACAGATGGGGCTCGTCACGAACACGCTGTAATCGTTGTTGGAGATGACAAGGGCCCGCCTGAAATTGGTTTCGGCAATGGGCGCCAGGATGACGGAGAGGAGCAGTGGGGAGGCCGGCATGTCGATCTTGTGCATGACATAGCCAAGCACCCCGAAGATGCTGACGATATAGAGGTCGAACATGGAGTTGTTCACGGCATAGCCGCCCACCACGCACAATGTCATGACCGAGGGCATGAGGATGCCCTTGGGTATCTGGAGGACCTTGGAAAGCGGCCGCACGGCCACGAGGCCCATGGCGCACATGAGGCAGTTGGCCACCCACAGCGCGATGAAGATGCCGAAGACCGCATCGGGCGCGTCCTTGAACAGCATGGGCCCGGGCACGAGCCCCTGGATCATCATGGCCCCGAGCATGACGGCCGTGACCATGTCGCCCGGCACGCCGAGCGTGAGCAGCGGGATGAGCGCCGCGCCGGTGACGGCGTTATTGGCGGATTCGGTGGCGGCCACGCCTTCGAGGATGCCGGTGCCGAATTTTTCAGGATGCTTGGAGGTCTGCTTGGCGGTGGAGTATGCGATATAGGAGGCCGTGCCCGAACCTGTGGCCGGAACGATGCCCACGACGATGCCGATGATGGAGGAGCGGATGAGCGTCACCCAGTGGGAGAAAAATTCCCGCAGGCCCAGCCCCTTGCCGCTCACGTCCACTTTTTTGATCGGCTTGTCCTTGCTGATGAAACCCTCTTCAAGGGAGATGAGGATCTGCCCCACGGCGAAGAGGCCCACCAGGATGGGCACGAGGCTGATGCCGCCGAACAGCGCCGGGATCTCAAAGGTATTGCGCAGTTCGCCGGAAATGGGGTCGCCGCCGATGGTGGCGATATAGAGCCCGAGCAGGGTGGCGATGGCCCCCTTGAGGACGGAACTGGCGGCGAGTGTGGCCACGATGGCCATGCCGAAGAAGGCGACGGAAAAATATTCCGCCGGGCCGAAGGCCATGGCCGCGCGGGCCAGCAGGGGCGCGATGGTCATGAGGGCGATGCAGCTCAGCACCCCGCCGAGGAACGAGGCCAGTGTGGCCATGTCGAGCGCCTTTTTGCCCAGCCCGCGGGCGGTGAGGCGCGGGCCTTCGAGCATGGTGGCGGCCGCGGCCACCGTGCCCGGGGTGCCCACAAGGATGGCCGTGATGCAGCCGCCGTAAATGGCGCCGCAATACATGCCGAGCAGCGAGGAAAAGGCCTCCACCGGCGGCATGTTGAAGGTCAGCGGCATGAGGAGCGCCACGCCCATGGTGGCTGTCAGCCCCGGGAGGGCCCCAAAGGTGATGCCGAGGGCCACGCCGAAGGCATTGGCCAAAAGGCTCGCGGGGGAAAGCGCCATGGACAGGGCGGACATGATTTCAGGTCCCATAGCTTCTCCTCTGGCAATGCGGGCGCGTCATGGCGGGCCGCGGCGTGTCAGGGCAACGCGATCTGGAACATCTTGTTGAACAGCAGGATGATGCTCGCCGGCACCAGCACGGCCACGAGCAGCATTTCCCAGAGCCTGCGCCTGCCGTTGAGATAAAACGCGGCCATCAGGTAAATGAAGGTGCCGATGCCAAAGCCCATGTTTTGCTGGAGCATTTCCACATCCGTCTGGACGAACCATTCGCCGAGGACCATGACGAGACCGGCATAGAGGAGAAAAAGGACGATATTGGCAAGCGTCCGGCAGAGCACGGGGCGGCTGGGCCAGTAGTCGGTCACGTCGCTCTTTTTCATGCCCTGGAAAATGAGCAGGCAGCCGCAGATGAACAGCAGCACGATGATGGCCGTGGGAAATGCCGTGGCCCCGAGAGAATCCGTCGCACTCGCCGAGCTGCCTGTGGTCTTGATGCCGTACGCTCCAAGGAAGGAGCAGCCCAGCACGGCGACGCCCGTGGCGATGTCAGTTTTGTTTGCCATATGCGTCCTCCCAGGGGGGCATGCATGAGGCCGGCTGAAGCTGGCGTCGCGAAATATCGCGCGCCACATACTTTTATGGTAATTCTCTGGTACCCCGTGCCGTGACCGGATGACTTGCTGCTTTCAGACAAACTTTGTCGAAAAGAGGACAAAATGCGCTGGGCGCGGCAGGCCGTGGGGCACAGGCATGCGCCCGGCCGGAGACAGGCGGAAAAGGGGATGGGAGGGCGCGGAGAAGCGGGAAAGCGGGGCAGCCGCTCAGGCGCCGTGGCCGCCGAAAGCGACCTTGCCCGGAGTGAAGCCGAAATGTTCCTTGAAGGTGGCGATGAAGGCCGACACCGAGGAATAGCCGCAGTCGAGCGCCACGGCGGTGACGCTCTCGCCCTGGCGCAGGCGCGCGTGCGCGCTCTGCATCCGCTGGAACTGGCGCCAGCTGCGGAAGGAGGTGCCGGTCTCGCGGCGGAAGAGGCGCCCCAGGTTGCGCTCGCTCATGCCGAGGCGCCCGGCCCACTCGCTCAGGGTGCTGGCCTCGCCCGGCGTGGTGAGTAGGATGGTGCACAGCTCGAGCAGGCGGTGGTCGCGCGGCATGGCCTGGGGGTCCGTCACTTCGGGGAGGTCAAGCAAGAGGTCGAGCAGGGTCACGATGAGCCGCCCGCGGGCGTCGTCGCCGTAGACGCTGGGCTGGGGGGTGAGATAGAGCAGGATCTCGCGCACGAGCGGCGTGATCTTGAGCATGTGGCAGCGGGTGAAGCGCTCCACGCCGAGCAGCACGGACTGGTCGATCCAGAGGCTGCAATCCTTGGCGTCGCAGGGCACGTACCACTCGTGGCGCAGGCCCGCGGGTATCCAGATGGCGCGGTGCGGCGGCGCGAGCCAGTTGCCGTATTCCGTGCAGATGACGATGCCGCCGTGCCCGGTATAGGCGAGCTCGCCCCAGGGATGCGCGTGGGGCCGGCTCCAGCTGTTGGCGCAAAAATCGTCGTTGAACCAGTAGACCGGCCTCTGGGCCGTATCGAAGGGGACGAGATAGAGCTTGGCTTCCTGGGATTCCATGGGGCACCTTGCGGCATGCGGCGCTGGAAAGGACGGCGCGCGGGGCGCCCCCGCGCCACGCTTGGGGCGGCCGGCCCGTTCCGCCATCATACGGCGAGGCGCCGCCCTTCCGCAAGGCCTTTGCCCGCCCCGGAGAAGTCCCGGGCGGCCGGAGACGGCCCGCGGCGGCGGGAAATCCCCGGGGCGCGCGAGGAATCTAGCCCGCGATGCGCTCGCACACGGCCGCGCCCATGGCCGCGCAGCCCACGAGGGTCTTGCCCGGCTCCATGATGTCGGCCGTGCGGAAGCCGTCGGCGAGGGTGCGCCGCACCGCGGCCTCGACGCAGTCCGCCTCGTCGGGCAGGTGCAGCCCGAGGCGCAGGAGCATGGCCCCGGAGAGGATGGCGGCCAGCGGGTTGGCCTTGTCTTCGCCCGCGATGTCCGGCGCGGAGCCGTGGATGGGCTCGAAGAGGCCCGGGCCGCTGGCGCCCAGCGAGGCCGAGGGCAGCATGCCGAGCGAGCCGGTGATCACCGAGGCCTCGTCCGAGAGGATGTCGCCGAAGATGTTGCCCGTGAGGATGACATCGAACTGCGAGGGGTCGCGCACGAGCTGCATGGCCGCATTGT carries:
- a CDS encoding tripartite tricarboxylate transporter permease; translation: MGPEIMSALSMALSPASLLANAFGVALGITFGALPGLTATMGVALLMPLTFNMPPVEAFSSLLGMYCGAIYGGCITAILVGTPGTVAAAATMLEGPRLTARGLGKKALDMATLASFLGGVLSCIALMTIAPLLARAAMAFGPAEYFSVAFFGMAIVATLAASSVLKGAIATLLGLYIATIGGDPISGELRNTFEIPALFGGISLVPILVGLFAVGQILISLEEGFISKDKPIKKVDVSGKGLGLREFFSHWVTLIRSSIIGIVVGIVPATGSGTASYIAYSTAKQTSKHPEKFGTGILEGVAATESANNAVTGAALIPLLTLGVPGDMVTAVMLGAMMIQGLVPGPMLFKDAPDAVFGIFIALWVANCLMCAMGLVAVRPLSKVLQIPKGILMPSVMTLCVVGGYAVNNSMFDLYIVSIFGVLGYVMHKIDMPASPLLLSVILAPIAETNFRRALVISNNDYSVFVTSPICVCVLLASFLVVARAAWMEVNRRRREHGNGTEPGEQSPDGTA
- a CDS encoding tripartite tricarboxylate transporter TctB family protein encodes the protein MANKTDIATGVAVLGCSFLGAYGIKTTGSSASATDSLGATAFPTAIIVLLFICGCLLIFQGMKKSDVTDYWPSRPVLCRTLANIVLFLLYAGLVMVLGEWFVQTDVEMLQQNMGFGIGTFIYLMAAFYLNGRRRLWEMLLVAVLVPASIILLFNKMFQIALP
- a CDS encoding helix-turn-helix transcriptional regulator, which gives rise to MESQEAKLYLVPFDTAQRPVYWFNDDFCANSWSRPHAHPWGELAYTGHGGIVICTEYGNWLAPPHRAIWIPAGLRHEWYVPCDAKDCSLWIDQSVLLGVERFTRCHMLKITPLVREILLYLTPQPSVYGDDARGRLIVTLLDLLLDLPEVTDPQAMPRDHRLLELCTILLTTPGEASTLSEWAGRLGMSERNLGRLFRRETGTSFRSWRQFQRMQSAHARLRQGESVTAVALDCGYSSVSAFIATFKEHFGFTPGKVAFGGHGA